The Megalobrama amblycephala isolate DHTTF-2021 linkage group LG16, ASM1881202v1, whole genome shotgun sequence genome includes the window TCAAGCACTTCATGTGAAAATGTGTAGTCATGGATTGTACAGTGGTGAAAATtatgaaatgatttttttttttttgtccaagaaaatattaaaatgatttttctgAGAAAAATGGTTTTATTCTTTTTGAATGTTgacaacatatttaaaactaaagggctttaaaaaaaaaaaaaaaaaaaaaaactatttacaaCTATAACAAGGCAACAATGGAACAAAAATACAGCACAATAttcaacaaataaattaaatgttagcAATTTATGCTCAAACTCACCCTATTGTTCCtggtaatttattttaaaaaataaaagcaaacatcttttaaaacagagataaaaaaaagattcaagatcaaatttatataaaacttttaaaaaacaagcaaagtgctacatggagtttccagaccAAAAAAATGTACAACTATGTATTAGACACCTgagatcatttaaaaaaacaaaacaaataaaacactaGCAAAATTCTAAACAAAAGATAATGCTATACATCATCCTCTGAACTGTGCATATTAGTTTATAAAAACATTGATCTAATGGAGGTCAAACAGGTTGTGTATTCTTACATAGGTTATCTGATGAAACTGTGCATCTGCACTGTGAAACTGCATTTGACAGGTATGAGACTACACCACATCCATTCCTAGACCTCTAGCCACTGCAGCCAGAGCTCTAACAGCCCCTGATGGCTCACCAGGCTGGGTCACTTCCTCTGGCTCCCCGATCACCTCAGTCACAGTGTTCAACACACAATACACAGATGTTTCATCGCCTTTTAATGCACTGCTATCAGCCCCCTCCAAGAGCTCTGAGGTGGAAGATGATGAGGAAGGAGAAGAGGGAGATGAAGAGTTTTGGGGAGTGCTGTTGCCGCTGTCGGGATGCATCATGGGCTCCTTGGAGTGGCCGGTTGAACCAGAGACCTTGCGAGGGGTGCGCTTTTCAGCCATGTTCTTGATCAACTCTTCTGTAACCTCTACAGTCTCAAAGCGCACCATGTTGAGCCGCAGATACCCATCCTCATCCTTCTTATACCTGTTCAACAGGCAATTGTTAGCACATGAAGGAAAATAGCTTAGAGGAAACTAATTACACTTAAAATATTATGCACTGCTTTTAACATACCTAAAACGAGAGTGTCCAGATGGCCATTTGAGTTGATGCTTCTTTCGAAGGTGGAGAGTGAGAGTGTAACACCATGAGAAGGTCTTGTCGCAAAGGTGACACTTATACCTCGGAACCATGTTGTCCTGCTGCAGACAGTTATCATACATGTTATTTTCTGTCATTACTAAATTACCTATGATATTTTAGTAACACTGATTAAAAGAATGTTCTGGAGTTGATCTCTATTGacaacatttgtgtgtgtgtgtgtgaatggtgAATTACACTAATTTAacacattaacaataataatgtaaaaatacaattaataaaaAGATGTCATTTCATACTTTAAAAATACATGTCAGAAATATTCTCTATAGTAACCAACATAGTAACTCAAATGCTGTCAACTTAAAACATGAAGCATGGCTGATGTTATAGCACCCTCTGCTGGCTGACCTCATGCACTCGTTTATAGTGCTGGTTCATGGTGTGGGCCATGCGTGAAGAGTATCCACAGCCCTCTACTGTGCAGTGGTACGCTGCTCCCTCGTTGTGTGTTTCCATGTGTCTCCGCAGATCATGCTGGTTCTTGAAGCTAAAAGGAAGGAGACAAACCATTAAATATTAGCAATATATTATTTCAGTACTTTTTCAGTGTATGCGGACAGTGTACAAACTCTCGGCAGCCACCTGCTCTCACAGAAGTCACATGGGAAGGGCCTCTCATCGCAGTGACGAAACTTGATATGGATCTTCAAAGTGGAGAGGGACGTGCATGTCATGTCACAGAGAGGACATTTTATATGATtcactggggggaaaaaaagaacagATTAACTGAATGGCGACacttgtcttctgtagagctgctttatagctgaattgaaTTAGTTTCATAATTCAACATTGTTACTGAACTTCAATCAACTTTGAACAGAGTTGCTATATAGCTAAAACtgtatttgtttcataatttaagaacaataataataattaataattttgcaacattaatactgttattttattattgtgaaGTTGCTTTAAatgtgcccaagaatgctttttcacaa containing:
- the zgc:112083 gene encoding histone H4 transcription factor isoform X2, whose product is MAKRRNVSKIVVTCEWASCTFKSQSMEELSDHMSIHLKEHLGEGDAMEELEDYPCLWRGCQFLAMGSQSELIAHAHFHIFHSKLKCIGTQLLESHPELASCTQDLHSSSLLPDVSEGFVCQWQHCDSSFNNPEWFYRHVDMHAHCTELQPLPDRQQALFCSWSGCDAFFKIKYRLREHLRSHTQERLVACPTCGCMFSSNTKFFDHIQRQAEPEDSLTCGHCDKAFANERLLRDHVRQHVNHIKCPLCDMTCTSLSTLKIHIKFRHCDERPFPCDFCESSFKNQHDLRRHMETHNEGAAYHCTVEGCGYSSRMAHTMNQHYKRVHEDNMVPRYKCHLCDKTFSWCYTLTLHLRKKHQLKWPSGHSRFRYKKDEDGYLRLNMVRFETVEVTEELIKNMAEKRTPRKVSGSTGHSKEPMMHPDSGNSTPQNSSSPSSPSSSSSTSELLEGADSSALKGDETSVYCVLNTVTEVIGEPEEVTQPGEPSGAVRALAAVARGLGMDVV
- the zgc:112083 gene encoding histone H4 transcription factor isoform X1, with translation MAKRRNVSKIVVTCEWASCTFKSQSMEELSDHMSIHLKEHLGEGDAMEELEDYPCLWRGCQFLAMGSQSELIAHAHFHIFHSKLKCIGTQLLESHPELASCTQDLHSSSLLPDVSEGFVCQWQHCDSSFNNPEWFYRHVDMHAHCTELQPLPDRQQALFCSWSGCDAFFKIKYRLREHLRSHTQERLVACPTCGCMFSSNTKFFDHIQRQAEPEDSLTCGHCDKAFANERLLRDHVRQHVNHIKCPLCDMTCTSLSTLKIHIKFRHCDERPFPCDFCESSFKNQHDLRRHMETHNEGAAYHCTVEGCGYSSRMAHTMNQHYKRVHEQDNMVPRYKCHLCDKTFSWCYTLTLHLRKKHQLKWPSGHSRFRYKKDEDGYLRLNMVRFETVEVTEELIKNMAEKRTPRKVSGSTGHSKEPMMHPDSGNSTPQNSSSPSSPSSSSSTSELLEGADSSALKGDETSVYCVLNTVTEVIGEPEEVTQPGEPSGAVRALAAVARGLGMDVV